A genomic stretch from Candidatus Dormiibacterota bacterium includes:
- the leuC gene encoding 3-isopropylmalate dehydratase large subunit has translation MGKTMLAKIWDEHIVAAGEGEPDLLYVDLHLVHEVTSPQAFESLRLANRRVRRPDLTVATMDHDVPTRGGRAAADEIAERQMSALEANCRREGIALYGMGHARQGIVHVIGPELGLTQPGLLIVCGDSHTSTHGAFGALAFGIGTSEVEHVLATQCLRQRRPKTMAVTVDGDLPMGVTAKDVALGIIARIGVDGGRGHVIEYRGSTIRALSMEGRMTVCNMTIEGGARAGMVAPDETTFTYLKGRPHAPRGQQWEEAVARWKALPTEAGAEFDQDVSIDAGRLEPYVTWGTNPGQSVPVTGSVPNPATETDERALAYMALEPGTKIEAIAIDRVFIGSCTNARLEDLRLAATVIRGQTVHPTVRAMVVPGSVSVKQQAEAEGLDAVFREAGFEWRDAGCSMCLGMNPDILGPGERCASTSNRNFEGRQGSGGRTHLVSPPMAAAAAIAGHLVDVREFSRN, from the coding sequence ATGGGAAAGACGATGCTGGCGAAGATCTGGGACGAGCACATCGTCGCCGCCGGCGAGGGCGAGCCCGACCTGCTCTACGTCGATCTCCACCTCGTCCACGAGGTGACGTCGCCGCAAGCCTTCGAGAGCTTGCGCCTGGCCAACCGGCGGGTCCGCCGGCCCGACCTCACCGTCGCGACCATGGACCACGATGTGCCGACCCGCGGCGGGCGGGCGGCAGCCGACGAGATCGCGGAACGCCAGATGTCGGCCCTGGAAGCCAACTGCCGGCGGGAGGGAATCGCGCTGTACGGCATGGGCCACGCCCGCCAGGGGATCGTCCATGTCATCGGGCCCGAGCTCGGCCTTACCCAGCCAGGCCTGTTGATCGTGTGCGGCGACTCGCACACCTCGACCCACGGCGCGTTCGGCGCGCTCGCCTTCGGCATCGGGACGTCCGAGGTCGAGCACGTCCTTGCCACGCAGTGCTTGCGGCAACGCCGGCCGAAGACGATGGCCGTCACCGTCGATGGCGACCTGCCCATGGGCGTCACGGCCAAGGATGTGGCGCTCGGCATCATCGCCCGGATTGGCGTCGACGGTGGCCGCGGGCATGTCATCGAATACCGCGGGTCGACGATCCGCGCGTTGTCGATGGAGGGGCGGATGACGGTCTGCAACATGACGATCGAAGGTGGCGCGCGCGCGGGGATGGTGGCGCCTGATGAGACGACCTTTACCTATTTGAAAGGGCGACCGCATGCGCCCCGCGGCCAGCAATGGGAGGAGGCGGTCGCGCGCTGGAAGGCCCTGCCGACCGAAGCGGGCGCGGAATTCGACCAGGATGTGTCGATCGACGCTGGGCGGCTCGAGCCATATGTGACCTGGGGCACCAATCCCGGGCAGTCTGTGCCGGTGACCGGCAGTGTGCCCAACCCGGCAACCGAGACCGATGAGCGGGCGCTGGCCTACATGGCGCTCGAGCCCGGAACGAAGATCGAGGCCATCGCGATCGATCGCGTCTTCATCGGCTCCTGCACGAACGCCCGCCTCGAGGACCTCCGCCTGGCGGCAACGGTCATACGCGGCCAGACGGTGCATCCCACGGTACGGGCGATGGTCGTGCCGGGCTCCGTCAGCGTAAAGCAGCAGGCGGAGGCCGAAGGACTGGATGCCGTGTTTCGCGAGGCAGGCTTCGAGTGGCGCGATGCGGGCTGCTCCATGTGTCTCGGCATGAATCCCGACATCCTCGGGCCGGGCGAGCGCTGCGCATCGACGAGCAACCGCAATTTCGAAGGCCGGCAGGGGAGCGGAGGCCGCACCCACCTGGTCAGCCCGCCGATGGCGGCCGCGGCGGCGATCGCCGGCCACCTGGTCGACGTGAGGGAATTCTCGAGGAACTGA
- the leuD gene encoding 3-isopropylmalate dehydratase small subunit yields the protein MEPFTRVTGVLAPLDRANVDTDQIIPKQFLKRIERSGYGPFLFYDWRRVGDFILDKPEYRGAQVMVTGANFGCGSSREHAAWSLLDAGFRVVIAPSFGDIFKSNSFRSGLLPVELPEPQVAELMRLATEEPGMEVTVDLAAQRIGAGGFETSFKIDPFYRECLLNGWDEVALTLRRETDIARYETARPAWLPAATP from the coding sequence ATGGAACCCTTCACCCGCGTCACCGGCGTTCTCGCCCCGCTCGACCGGGCAAACGTCGACACCGATCAGATCATCCCCAAGCAATTTCTCAAGCGGATCGAACGCTCCGGTTACGGCCCCTTCCTTTTTTACGACTGGCGCCGCGTTGGCGACTTCATCCTGGACAAACCGGAGTACCGGGGCGCGCAGGTGATGGTGACCGGCGCGAACTTCGGTTGCGGATCGTCGCGCGAGCACGCGGCCTGGTCGTTGCTCGACGCCGGGTTTCGCGTCGTGATCGCGCCGTCCTTTGGCGACATCTTTAAGAGCAACAGTTTTCGCAGCGGCCTGCTCCCGGTCGAGCTCCCGGAGCCTCAGGTTGCGGAACTCATGCGTCTCGCCACCGAGGAGCCCGGGATGGAGGTCACCGTCGACCTCGCGGCCCAGCGGATTGGCGCGGGCGGATTCGAGACGTCGTTTAAGATCGACCCGTTCTACCGCGAGTGCCTGCTCAACGGTTGGGATGAGGTTGCGCTGACGCTGCGGCGGGAGACCGATATCGCGCGCTACGAGACCGCCCGCCCGGCCTGGCTTCCGGCAGCAACCCCTTAG
- a CDS encoding nucleotide disphospho-sugar-binding domain-containing protein, whose protein sequence is MGEILVVATGGAGGDLPPLVAASLALRERGHEITFIGDASVQRTLLPLQVDVEVLPTEVDLGPRLASVVQEAMQASGSDLAKAGPMLQRAMTVWAHDVAEPIALSIERHKPTAIVTSLFGVEAVDATCPPCPWAVVNSTFYIGPNPPRPVEEDFGPRAIPLITRYAELLESADLVLHATDQVFDYSFDRLPSRHHYVGPLGIWEPPRERPRYLQEPGDPWVLVSISSQRQDDVVLADAAGRALADERVRVLVTLGPEHEPSELTAHPSNARVEKTVSHSAVLGQAALLVSHAGHGSVMKALWHGKPMVLVPWGRDQPGVAARAEALGVAEVVPCAQATAETIGAAVKRSLADQEMGRKAAKHSARLRATDPPAQAAARLESLLV, encoded by the coding sequence GTGGGCGAGATCCTCGTCGTCGCGACGGGTGGCGCCGGCGGCGACTTGCCGCCGCTCGTGGCCGCCAGCCTGGCGTTGCGTGAGCGGGGCCACGAGATCACCTTTATCGGTGATGCGTCGGTGCAGCGCACGCTCCTTCCACTCCAGGTGGACGTCGAGGTCCTACCGACAGAGGTCGATCTCGGTCCTCGCCTGGCGAGCGTGGTCCAGGAGGCGATGCAGGCGTCGGGGAGCGATCTGGCAAAGGCCGGTCCGATGCTTCAGCGCGCTATGACCGTCTGGGCTCATGACGTGGCGGAGCCGATCGCGCTGTCGATCGAGCGCCATAAACCGACCGCCATCGTCACCTCCCTCTTTGGCGTCGAGGCGGTTGACGCCACCTGCCCGCCGTGTCCATGGGCGGTCGTCAACAGCACCTTTTACATCGGCCCCAACCCGCCGCGCCCGGTTGAGGAGGACTTTGGCCCGCGGGCGATCCCCCTGATCACGCGCTACGCGGAACTGCTCGAGTCAGCGGACCTCGTGTTGCACGCCACGGACCAGGTCTTCGACTACTCGTTTGATCGCCTGCCGTCTCGGCACCACTACGTCGGACCGCTTGGCATCTGGGAGCCACCTCGAGAACGTCCACGCTACCTTCAAGAACCCGGCGATCCGTGGGTTCTTGTTTCGATCAGCTCGCAGCGTCAGGATGACGTCGTGCTCGCCGACGCGGCCGGTCGCGCGCTCGCCGATGAGCGCGTCCGAGTTCTCGTCACGCTCGGACCGGAACACGAGCCCTCAGAGCTCACGGCGCATCCATCGAATGCGCGGGTCGAGAAGACCGTTTCGCATTCGGCCGTGTTGGGGCAAGCGGCACTGCTCGTCAGCCACGCAGGGCACGGAAGCGTGATGAAGGCGCTGTGGCACGGGAAGCCGATGGTGCTGGTTCCATGGGGCCGTGATCAGCCCGGCGTCGCCGCCAGGGCCGAGGCGCTCGGTGTCGCCGAGGTCGTGCCGTGCGCGCAGGCAACCGCCGAAACTATTGGCGCCGCCGTGAAACGGTCGCTCGCCGATCAGGAGATGGGCCGTAAGGCCGCGAAGCATTCCGCTCGACTGCGCGCAACAGATCCACCGGCACAGGCGGCGGCCCGGCTCGAGTCACTGCTCGTGTGA
- a CDS encoding sigma-70 family RNA polymerase sigma factor has protein sequence MNKENTLTSADRPWFEAHVRLLARPAYQFSLMLTQNPAIAEEVLQEALTQLWASPATPSELADFRRYLYRIVSSRATDYHRRQALARRIRFWAPEAPDPMAVIERRVGDQEMGRLLRSLSPRERQVAYLYYFEDQPADEISRALGIKPATVRVLLHRTVQKLRRLGPELNIQEQSN, from the coding sequence GTGAACAAGGAGAACACGCTGACCAGTGCTGATCGTCCGTGGTTCGAAGCGCACGTTCGGTTACTGGCGCGTCCCGCCTACCAGTTCAGCCTGATGCTTACCCAGAATCCCGCCATCGCCGAGGAGGTCCTGCAAGAGGCCTTGACCCAACTCTGGGCGTCGCCCGCCACGCCCTCAGAGCTGGCCGACTTCCGGCGCTACCTCTATCGAATCGTGTCGAGCCGTGCCACCGATTACCACCGGCGCCAGGCGCTCGCCCGGCGGATCCGTTTCTGGGCGCCCGAGGCGCCCGACCCAATGGCGGTGATCGAGCGGCGGGTCGGTGACCAGGAAATGGGCCGGCTGCTCCGCTCCCTGTCTCCGCGCGAACGTCAGGTCGCCTACCTCTATTACTTCGAAGACCAGCCGGCCGATGAGATCAGCCGCGCGCTCGGCATCAAGCCTGCGACGGTGCGTGTCCTGTTGCATCGCACGGTGCAGAAGCTTCGCCGCCTGGGTCCCGAACTCAACATCCAGGAGCAGTCAAACTGA
- a CDS encoding YCF48-related protein translates to MEKDSAGEGRLRRYAQAFRREANPPADLATSLVTRLTTRGSSSRFGALPAFAAAAGVLVLGLVIAFGAMQLRAMGRPSHGPPITLTTATPSASPDMTPTPSPSPTATPTPPAAPPSGAVPQGVPALASIQMVGPSLGWAVGSHAIYTTSDGTHWTKQYSSTETFVGVDFISTTTGWVVGGQSLLGTTDGGRSWHQLGEGRQWIRSVHFVSPSQGWGIAGGNEPLIMHGVLMPSSAGSVVVSTDGGRSWTDLHTPRDPQSVCFSDSGHGWLATLSGTVYRSQNGGQTWSQALQMARSDPGLSGWARVECAAPSALWVQWVPGGAAAGHAPYVVYATTNGQTWRTVMAEAGTIGNAMPGVPAGPGSYPGSFSVVDPSDAVFVGDTPPANAASCMIATGGGATLKSTGQVNGAWQTFDAAFVNTSTGWVLAVDGNGHDVIVRTNDGGYHWSQQLAVAG, encoded by the coding sequence ATGGAAAAGGATTCCGCGGGCGAAGGCCGCCTCCGCCGCTATGCGCAGGCGTTTCGGCGCGAGGCCAACCCGCCGGCCGATCTGGCGACCAGCCTCGTGACCCGCCTCACAACCCGGGGGTCGTCGAGCCGTTTTGGCGCGTTGCCGGCCTTCGCCGCGGCTGCCGGCGTCCTGGTCCTTGGATTGGTGATCGCCTTCGGCGCGATGCAGCTGCGAGCCATGGGCCGTCCATCGCACGGGCCACCCATCACCCTGACCACGGCGACACCGAGCGCAAGCCCCGACATGACGCCGACGCCCTCACCGTCGCCAACAGCAACGCCAACCCCGCCGGCGGCGCCGCCGTCCGGTGCCGTGCCTCAGGGAGTCCCCGCGCTGGCGTCGATTCAAATGGTCGGTCCGAGCCTGGGCTGGGCGGTTGGCTCGCACGCCATCTACACGACCAGCGACGGAACCCACTGGACGAAGCAGTATTCCTCAACCGAGACCTTTGTCGGCGTGGACTTCATCAGCACGACGACCGGCTGGGTTGTAGGTGGCCAGTCGTTACTCGGAACCACCGATGGTGGACGCAGCTGGCACCAGCTCGGCGAGGGCCGGCAGTGGATCCGTTCGGTGCACTTCGTCAGCCCCAGCCAGGGCTGGGGAATTGCCGGCGGCAACGAGCCGCTGATCATGCATGGCGTCCTGATGCCCAGCAGCGCCGGCAGCGTGGTCGTCTCGACTGACGGCGGCCGGTCGTGGACCGACCTCCACACCCCGCGCGACCCACAGTCGGTGTGCTTCAGTGACAGCGGCCATGGATGGCTGGCGACCCTGTCCGGGACGGTGTACCGCAGTCAGAACGGCGGCCAGACCTGGAGCCAGGCGCTGCAGATGGCGCGCAGCGATCCCGGTCTTTCGGGATGGGCGCGCGTCGAGTGCGCCGCGCCGTCGGCGCTATGGGTGCAGTGGGTTCCGGGTGGTGCGGCGGCCGGCCATGCGCCATACGTGGTCTATGCCACGACGAATGGCCAGACCTGGCGCACGGTGATGGCTGAGGCCGGTACGATCGGCAACGCAATGCCTGGTGTTCCGGCCGGTCCCGGTTCCTACCCCGGAAGCTTCAGCGTCGTCGATCCGTCCGACGCCGTCTTCGTGGGTGACACGCCGCCGGCCAACGCCGCCTCGTGCATGATCGCTACCGGCGGTGGCGCCACGCTAAAGAGCACGGGGCAAGTCAACGGTGCGTGGCAGACCTTCGATGCGGCCTTCGTGAACACCTCTACGGGCTGGGTGCTCGCCGTCGACGGCAACGGTCACGACGTCATCGTACGGACGAACGATGGTGGCTACCACTGGTCGCAGCAGCTGGCCGTCGCCGGCTAG
- a CDS encoding NAD-dependent succinate-semialdehyde dehydrogenase, translating into MTPVSELISVRHTDLYINGSWRPASDGQRIDVQDPATGEVIATVASASVQDALAAVQAAADAFRSWAARPPRQRAEILRKGFELMIRDQERLAELMVRENGKPMGEARGEVAYAAEFFRWFSEEAVRNIGSVSISPSGANRILVEHQPIGVSVLVTPWNFPAAMATRKIGPALAAGCTVVLKPASETPLTALAIADLLEQAGVPKGVVNVISSKRSSEVVKAMLEDPRVRKLSFTGSTEVGRLLLAQAAENVISCSMELGGNAPFIVLADADLDAALEGAMVAKMRNSGQSCIAANRFYVEAPVAEKFSTMLARTMGALAVGSGMDPDVKVGPVINEPAREKMLGLVAEAAGHGARVLTGGKAPSRPGYFVPPTVLSEVPPDEHILKEEIFGPIAPVVTFRDVNEAIEFANRTDRGLASYVYTRDLAKGLAIAEAIESGMVGLNRGFISDPAAPFGGVKQSGIGREGAHEGLMEFLETKYIATNW; encoded by the coding sequence ATGACCCCGGTCAGCGAGCTGATCTCCGTTCGCCACACCGACCTCTATATCAATGGGTCCTGGAGACCGGCCTCCGACGGCCAGCGGATCGACGTCCAGGACCCGGCGACGGGCGAGGTGATCGCGACCGTCGCCAGCGCCTCGGTGCAGGATGCGCTCGCCGCCGTGCAGGCGGCCGCTGACGCGTTCCGGTCCTGGGCCGCCAGGCCGCCACGGCAGCGCGCCGAGATCCTGCGCAAAGGCTTCGAGCTGATGATCCGCGACCAGGAAAGGCTCGCGGAGTTGATGGTCCGCGAGAACGGCAAGCCGATGGGCGAGGCACGCGGCGAGGTTGCCTACGCAGCCGAGTTCTTCCGCTGGTTCTCCGAAGAAGCCGTGCGGAATATCGGCTCGGTGTCCATCTCGCCCAGCGGCGCCAACCGCATCCTCGTCGAGCACCAGCCCATCGGTGTGTCCGTGCTGGTCACGCCGTGGAATTTTCCGGCGGCGATGGCGACCCGGAAGATCGGGCCCGCCCTGGCCGCCGGTTGCACCGTCGTGTTGAAGCCGGCATCGGAAACGCCGCTGACGGCGCTGGCGATCGCGGACCTCCTCGAGCAGGCCGGCGTGCCAAAGGGCGTCGTCAACGTAATCTCGTCGAAGCGGTCGTCGGAAGTGGTCAAGGCCATGCTCGAGGATCCGCGGGTGCGCAAGCTCTCCTTCACGGGCTCGACCGAGGTGGGGCGCCTCCTGCTGGCGCAGGCGGCGGAGAACGTGATCAGCTGCTCGATGGAGCTGGGCGGCAACGCGCCGTTCATCGTGCTGGCGGACGCTGACCTGGATGCCGCGCTCGAGGGTGCGATGGTCGCCAAGATGCGAAACTCGGGGCAGTCGTGCATCGCCGCGAACCGGTTCTACGTCGAGGCGCCGGTCGCCGAGAAGTTCTCGACAATGCTGGCCCGGACCATGGGCGCGTTAGCGGTCGGATCAGGCATGGATCCCGACGTCAAAGTCGGACCGGTGATCAACGAGCCGGCGCGCGAGAAGATGCTGGGACTGGTTGCGGAAGCGGCGGGGCATGGGGCCCGGGTGCTCACAGGAGGCAAGGCGCCGAGCCGCCCGGGGTATTTCGTCCCGCCTACCGTCCTAAGCGAGGTTCCACCCGATGAGCACATCCTCAAGGAGGAAATCTTCGGGCCGATTGCTCCGGTCGTGACCTTCCGCGATGTCAACGAAGCCATCGAGTTTGCGAATCGGACCGACCGTGGCCTCGCCTCTTACGTCTATACGCGCGACCTGGCCAAAGGCCTCGCGATCGCCGAGGCGATCGAGTCCGGGATGGTCGGGCTCAATCGCGGCTTCATCTCCGACCCGGCCGCCCCGTTCGGCGGGGTCAAACAAAGCGGCATCGGCCGGGAAGGCGCGCACGAGGGACTGATGGAGTTTCTCGAGACGAAGTACATCGCCACGAACTGGTAG
- a CDS encoding LacI family DNA-binding transcriptional regulator, whose product MGQAPSAWGMSGRGDGVGERNARRGRTIVTLEEVARAAGVHYSTVSRALDPATVRRVSIDTRKHVQAVAKRMGYQPDMVASGLKRGRTNTVAVVTANLGNPNIGPVLRGIANELERAGLMSLISETQGDSARLDRILNHLLSRRVDAIILTGARIRDAPRLRRIRRQGIPLVLVVQEVPGIRLPAATNDDFLGGVLAAKHLLSLGHRRVAQLRGPPDLNSCILRARGFSKTVAAAGAVEVVVRSTAPTGSPEEGRFLMGKLLDRKGPRPTGIFAHHDLMAFGALTAAEERGLLAPRDLSMIGYHDLPHDDRIVPPLTSIRQQREEIGRTAAQFLVQMLTSPGPPPASRRLAPELVVRQSTGPPPDIR is encoded by the coding sequence TTGGGCCAGGCGCCGAGCGCCTGGGGCATGTCAGGGAGGGGCGACGGGGTGGGCGAGCGCAACGCGCGCCGGGGACGGACGATCGTGACCCTGGAGGAGGTTGCTCGTGCCGCGGGGGTGCACTATTCGACCGTGTCCCGCGCGCTCGATCCCGCGACTGTGCGGCGGGTCAGCATCGACACCCGGAAGCATGTCCAGGCCGTCGCGAAGAGGATGGGATACCAGCCGGACATGGTGGCCAGTGGCTTGAAGCGCGGTCGCACGAATACCGTCGCGGTGGTCACCGCCAACCTGGGGAATCCCAACATTGGCCCGGTCCTCCGTGGCATCGCCAACGAGCTGGAGCGGGCCGGTCTGATGTCATTGATCTCGGAGACGCAGGGCGATTCGGCACGCCTGGATCGGATCCTCAATCACCTCCTGAGCCGGCGGGTCGACGCCATCATCCTGACCGGCGCGCGAATCCGCGACGCACCCAGGCTGCGCCGGATCCGGCGTCAGGGCATCCCGCTTGTGCTGGTCGTTCAGGAGGTTCCCGGGATTCGCCTGCCGGCCGCCACTAATGACGACTTCCTTGGCGGCGTGCTGGCGGCTAAACATCTCCTCTCGCTCGGGCACCGGCGCGTCGCCCAACTGCGCGGACCGCCGGACCTCAACTCCTGCATCTTGCGTGCCCGCGGCTTCAGCAAGACGGTTGCGGCGGCGGGCGCGGTGGAAGTCGTCGTTCGCTCCACGGCTCCCACGGGATCGCCCGAAGAAGGTCGTTTCCTGATGGGAAAGCTCCTCGATCGCAAGGGACCGCGGCCAACCGGCATCTTCGCCCATCACGACCTGATGGCCTTCGGCGCGCTGACCGCGGCGGAGGAACGAGGCTTGCTGGCTCCGAGGGACCTGTCGATGATCGGCTATCACGATTTGCCACACGATGACCGCATCGTGCCCCCCCTCACCTCCATCCGTCAACAGCGCGAGGAAATCGGCCGGACCGCCGCCCAGTTTCTCGTCCAAATGCTCACCTCGCCCGGCCCGCCGCCGGCGTCTCGACGGCTCGCCCCCGAGCTGGTAGTGCGCCAATCGACCGGTCCGCCTCCTGACATTCGTTAA
- a CDS encoding amino acid ABC transporter substrate-binding protein produces MVVSGLALVLSACSSSSANTTASPQAPISIGVSVSLSGDFSADGKALEQGYDLWMQDVNRKGGLLGHPVTMKYVDDASSQQQVVTNYTNLITQDKVALVFGPFSSLLTIPGSAVTDRFGYAFPEPAGGGPKVFDRGLKSIFFVQPAAIEDNLVSYTKWLLALPSDQRPKTAAYATQDDPFTEPQVDKAKALLEAGGITTPSGGYKVYPAEATDVTAIAMQMIHANADVVILGTQLSDAVAFIKVFQQQHYNPRSLVETTGPDQGKDFSDKVGAAAEGVMVPAGWTPNAKAYGTSQFVREFVAKYGGQAGDLSADAAEAYSVGQVVEQAAKKANSIENSKLITALHSGTYQTIQGPMSFDSTGKPQGGVGVNIEQWQSRLAILVYPPAVAGARPEYPKPNWP; encoded by the coding sequence ATGGTTGTGTCAGGGCTGGCCCTGGTTCTGTCAGCGTGCAGCAGCTCATCGGCGAATACCACCGCATCACCCCAGGCGCCGATCTCGATCGGCGTGTCCGTATCGCTGAGTGGCGACTTTTCGGCCGACGGAAAGGCGCTGGAGCAGGGATACGACCTCTGGATGCAGGACGTCAACAGGAAGGGCGGACTGCTCGGTCACCCGGTGACGATGAAATACGTCGACGACGCCAGCAGCCAGCAGCAGGTGGTGACGAACTATACAAACCTGATCACCCAGGACAAGGTGGCGCTGGTCTTCGGACCGTTCAGCTCGCTTCTGACGATCCCGGGCTCCGCCGTCACCGATCGCTTTGGCTACGCGTTCCCAGAGCCGGCGGGCGGCGGTCCCAAGGTCTTCGACCGCGGCCTGAAATCCATCTTCTTCGTGCAGCCGGCGGCCATCGAAGACAACCTCGTGAGCTACACCAAATGGCTGCTGGCGCTCCCCAGCGACCAGCGCCCGAAGACGGCGGCCTATGCGACGCAGGATGATCCCTTCACCGAGCCGCAAGTTGACAAGGCCAAGGCCCTGCTCGAGGCCGGCGGGATCACCACGCCATCCGGCGGGTACAAGGTGTATCCGGCGGAGGCGACTGACGTCACGGCGATCGCCATGCAGATGATCCACGCGAATGCCGACGTCGTCATCCTCGGGACACAGCTGTCAGACGCTGTCGCCTTCATCAAGGTCTTCCAACAGCAGCACTACAACCCCAGGTCGCTGGTCGAAACGACCGGCCCAGACCAGGGGAAGGACTTCTCCGACAAGGTCGGCGCCGCGGCGGAGGGCGTGATGGTGCCCGCGGGCTGGACCCCCAATGCCAAGGCCTACGGCACCAGCCAGTTTGTCCGCGAGTTCGTCGCCAAATACGGCGGTCAGGCGGGAGACCTCAGCGCCGACGCCGCCGAGGCCTACAGCGTCGGCCAGGTAGTCGAGCAGGCGGCCAAAAAGGCGAACAGCATCGAAAATTCGAAGCTGATCACCGCATTGCATTCGGGAACCTACCAGACGATCCAGGGCCCTATGTCTTTCGACAGCACGGGGAAGCCGCAGGGTGGCGTGGGGGTGAACATCGAACAGTGGCAGTCGCGACTGGCGATCCTTGTTTATCCGCCCGCAGTAGCGGGTGCCAGGCCCGAGTATCCGAAGCCGAACTGGCCTTAG